A single region of the Nicotiana sylvestris chromosome 6, ASM39365v2, whole genome shotgun sequence genome encodes:
- the LOC138870215 gene encoding uncharacterized protein: MPGYAKMMKDLMSQKFDFQDLATVTLTQTCSAVVTRPVAEKLSDPGSFTIPFTIGNFAFAKALYDLGASINLMPLAIYKRLWIGRARPTSMLLQLADRTVTRPSYFVILDCRVDEEIPIILGRPFLATGRALIDYETEELKMRLNNKEITFNVQKSTRRPSEFANCSLVDAVDVIVEEYDDTFTIEDPLAACLVNLDEVNGEELAEWVFTECKSAIGWTMVDIKGIIPAYCVHKILLEEGHKPSRDTKEG, encoded by the exons atgcctggttatgcaaaaatgatgaaggacttgatgtcccaaaaattcgactttcaagacttggccacagtgaCTCTAACTCAGACCTGCAGTGCTGTGGTGACTAGACCAGTTGCTGAGAAGTTGTCTGATCCAGGGAGTTTTACAATTCCCTTTACCATCGGTAACTTTGCCTTTGCCAAGGCACTCTAtgatttgggggctagcataaatcttatgcccttggcgatctataagaggttgtggattggaagagctagacccacgtctatgttgttgcagctggctgataGAACTGTGACAAGACCCTCAT attttgtgattctggattgtagagtggatgaagaaattcccataattttgggaaggccgttcttGGCCACAGGGCGAGCCCTCATTGATTACGAAACTGAggagctcaagatgaggttgaacaataaggagataacattcaacGTGCAAAAATCTACGAgacgaccaagtgaattcgccaattgttctcttgttgatgccgtggatgtaatTGTGGAAGAGTATGATGATACATTTACTATTGAAGATCCTCTTGCTGCATGTCTTGtgaatttagatgaggtgaatggggAAGAATTGGCAGAATGG GTATTCACAGAATGCAAGagtgccattgggtggaccatggtaGACATTAAGGGGATCATCCCGGCATACTGTGTCcataaaattctgctggaagagggtCACAAACCTTCTAGGgacaccaaagaaggctga